One window of Atribacter laminatus genomic DNA carries:
- the hisA gene encoding 1-(5-phosphoribosyl)-5-[(5-phosphoribosylamino)methylideneamino]imidazole-4-carboxamide isomerase, with the protein MIFPIPAIDIINGHCVRLEKGDYSQMSIYSDSPLEMALHWEEKKAPMLHLIDLDGAKIGKPVNHPLFQKIIQSVQIPVEVGGGIRSLSTFLSYLDAGAQRIIFGSIAIKNPNLIEDCLKRNQESVVISIDSRGGMVALQGWTEKTTVSAVDLTNQLKNLGVINFIFTDIERDGALQGVDVDRIQNFLQKTEVPTFIAGGVTTLEDVLQLKKLNPWIKGIILGKALYSGALKFEEVQKILQEEEKCSLRE; encoded by the coding sequence ATGATATTTCCCATTCCAGCTATTGATATCATCAACGGACATTGTGTTCGCTTAGAAAAAGGCGATTATTCACAAATGAGCATATACAGTGATTCTCCATTGGAAATGGCATTGCATTGGGAAGAAAAAAAAGCTCCAATGCTTCACCTGATCGATTTAGACGGTGCAAAAATTGGTAAACCAGTGAATCATCCTCTATTTCAGAAGATCATTCAATCGGTTCAAATTCCAGTAGAGGTGGGTGGCGGTATCCGAAGTCTTTCCACTTTTCTCTCTTATCTCGATGCCGGTGCTCAACGAATAATCTTTGGAAGTATCGCCATCAAAAATCCAAATCTCATCGAGGACTGCCTTAAAAGAAATCAAGAAAGTGTGGTGATAAGTATTGACTCCCGAGGCGGCATGGTAGCCCTTCAGGGTTGGACCGAAAAAACGACCGTTTCGGCCGTTGACCTCACCAACCAATTAAAAAACCTCGGCGTGATCAATTTTATATTTACCGATATCGAACGGGATGGTGCTCTTCAGGGAGTTGACGTAGATCGCATTCAAAATTTTCTTCAAAAAACCGAAGTTCCGACTTTCATTGCCGGAGGAGTTACTACTCTCGAGGATGTGTTACAGCTCAAAAAATTGAATCCTTGGATAAAAGGTATTATTTTAGGAAAAGCACTCTATTCGGGTGCATTAAAATTTGAAGAAGTTCAGAAAATTCTTCAGGAGGAAGAAAAGTGCTCGTTAAGAGAATAA
- the hisH gene encoding imidazole glycerol phosphate synthase subunit HisH, giving the protein MIVIVDYGIGNLHSVSKALEKLGFKNQISQDPDLVEKAHALILPGVGSFGEAMEQMEKNNFIEAICNSVQKGKPILGICLGLQLLFEKSQESTKKKGLSLIKGEVRKLPPTNKVPHMGWNKILFTKKKALSGLIPDGRFFYFAHSYYVIPESKECIVGISNYNVVIPVIINQDNIWGVQFHPEKSSKWGIHFLETWAKRVIP; this is encoded by the coding sequence ATGATTGTCATTGTTGATTACGGAATAGGTAATTTGCACAGCGTTTCAAAAGCTTTGGAAAAATTAGGATTCAAGAACCAAATCAGCCAAGACCCAGATTTGGTTGAAAAAGCTCATGCTCTTATCCTCCCTGGGGTTGGATCTTTTGGTGAAGCGATGGAACAAATGGAAAAAAATAATTTCATTGAGGCTATCTGCAACTCGGTTCAAAAAGGGAAACCAATTTTAGGTATTTGTTTAGGGCTACAACTTCTTTTTGAAAAAAGTCAAGAATCGACGAAGAAAAAGGGGCTATCACTCATCAAAGGAGAGGTGCGAAAACTTCCACCAACCAATAAAGTTCCTCACATGGGTTGGAATAAAATTCTTTTCACTAAAAAAAAGGCACTCTCGGGATTGATACCCGATGGCCGTTTCTTTTATTTTGCCCATTCTTATTACGTAATACCGGAATCAAAAGAATGCATTGTCGGAATCAGCAATTATAATGTGGTTATTCCGGTTATTATCAATCAGGATAATATCTGGGGAGTGCAATTTCATCCGGAAAAAAGCTCAAAATGGGGAATCCATTTTCTCGAAACCTGGGCAAAGAGAGTTATCCCATGA
- the hisB gene encoding imidazoleglycerol-phosphate dehydratase HisB, translating to MQKREALKKRTTLETDIEIYIHLDGHQQINFDLPIPFFPHLLKSMAFFADWDLNIKARGDVEVDFHHLVEDIGIVLGEAFRAAIGEIKNIQRYSNQFIPMDEALSMVSIDVGGRPFLYYDVPIGSQLVGDFEVALIEEFLRAFANHSQITIHSKLWWGKNGHHILESLFKALGKALKEAAKLNGETIPSTKGII from the coding sequence GTGCAAAAACGAGAAGCCTTAAAAAAAAGGACAACTCTTGAAACCGATATTGAAATATATATTCATCTCGATGGTCATCAGCAAATCAACTTTGACCTTCCAATTCCTTTTTTCCCTCATTTATTGAAAAGTATGGCATTTTTTGCGGATTGGGATCTCAATATAAAAGCTCGTGGAGATGTTGAAGTTGATTTTCACCATCTCGTTGAAGATATTGGTATTGTATTAGGAGAAGCTTTTCGAGCTGCCATTGGTGAAATAAAAAATATTCAGCGTTACAGTAACCAGTTTATTCCCATGGATGAGGCTTTGAGCATGGTTTCTATTGATGTGGGTGGTCGACCCTTCCTCTATTACGATGTCCCAATTGGCTCTCAATTAGTTGGTGATTTTGAGGTTGCTTTGATTGAAGAATTTTTAAGAGCTTTTGCCAATCATTCACAAATTACTATACATAGCAAACTATGGTGGGGTAAAAACGGACATCATATCTTAGAATCTCTTTTCAAGGCTTTAGGAAAAGCTTTAAAAGAAGCTGCAAAATTAAATGGTGAAACAATTCCCTCCACCAAAGGAATCATATAG